One Tunturibacter gelidoferens genomic region harbors:
- a CDS encoding MBL fold metallo-hydrolase — protein MEQLWRLVRESHEQPMTGTSRPVELVRPNELGVTFIGHSSFLLQVYGRKLLVDPVFSKRLIVLRRQRRPGVVVDALPAIDTVLLTHAHMDHLDMASLRRVIRATRKLTGQTPEVIVPRGVEDLVERLGFSRIHGLAWWEQIEVQGLKVTMTPCKHWGARMFRDTHRGYGGYVVEGGGQSVYHSGDTAYFDGFSEIGARLRPEVALLPIGAYFPDSYRSVHTSPEEALRGFVDLGAQQMVPMHYGTFRLGREPMEEPLQRLELEAERLGIEGKLKILAEGETMHLCPATSIR, from the coding sequence ATGGAGCAGCTTTGGCGGCTGGTCCGCGAGAGCCACGAACAGCCGATGACCGGGACCTCTCGGCCAGTTGAGTTGGTAAGACCCAACGAACTCGGAGTCACTTTCATTGGGCACTCGTCGTTTCTCCTTCAGGTGTACGGACGAAAACTGCTCGTTGACCCAGTATTTTCAAAGCGGTTGATCGTACTCCGCCGGCAGCGGCGTCCCGGCGTCGTGGTCGACGCGCTGCCCGCCATCGACACAGTCCTTCTAACCCATGCGCACATGGATCATCTCGACATGGCCTCCCTCCGGCGCGTCATTCGCGCAACGCGGAAGCTCACTGGACAGACCCCTGAGGTCATCGTGCCCCGCGGCGTCGAGGATCTCGTCGAAAGGCTAGGCTTCTCCAGAATCCACGGTCTGGCTTGGTGGGAGCAGATTGAAGTGCAAGGCCTCAAGGTAACGATGACCCCCTGCAAGCACTGGGGCGCGCGGATGTTTCGCGATACTCATCGAGGCTACGGCGGATATGTTGTCGAAGGCGGCGGCCAGTCGGTCTATCACTCTGGCGATACGGCTTACTTCGATGGATTCAGCGAGATCGGGGCCAGACTCAGGCCAGAGGTGGCCCTGCTTCCGATCGGTGCTTACTTTCCAGACAGCTACCGCTCTGTTCACACCAGTCCGGAAGAGGCTCTACGCGGTTTCGTTGATCTGGGTGCACAGCAAATGGTGCCGATGCACTACGGTACCTTCCGTCTGGGCCGGGAGCCCATGGAAGAGCCCCTTCAAAGACTCGAATTAGAAGCTGAAAGACTAGGTATTGAAGGGAAATTAAAAATTCTCGCGGAGGGCGAGACGATGCACCTTTGTCCGGCAACGAGCATCCGATAA
- a CDS encoding IPT/TIG domain-containing protein, with product MSAAGGTITINGMGFRTGNAVTVNGVSATVSSWTANTIVAKAPSIHALGSSTALVADVAVTDLSTGGTTVMTQSLSYAAPMPSLRLVSAPSGLVQLAQPASTPFAVKVLNGDGATPVVGEAVTFTASTGMVQFSACGAASCTINTDANGVASTLVTPLSAGPITLKAAGVDGMAVASFTAAVRVQTVTAVQAMEYIVAGATVAWTPEVSVNDNFASTAGVPVGWQPTSGQVAVTPASSAVNSQGIAQTLATAGPLAAGAQAALSGCAWMNVCASFTTVGVDLADLRVIAVSGANQIVSANGTITPVVLQVTDTASRPVAGAVVQIFQTVDAWQPACPDRGRCPIAPVLASSQTSAVSDMNGLLTIIPQQISAVGETTNLAAATGTQGFISLTLQKQP from the coding sequence GTGAGCGCTGCCGGGGGCACGATCACGATCAATGGAATGGGCTTTCGCACGGGAAATGCTGTGACGGTCAACGGTGTTTCCGCAACGGTTTCGAGCTGGACCGCGAACACGATTGTGGCTAAGGCGCCATCGATTCACGCTCTCGGCTCAAGCACTGCGCTGGTGGCTGATGTAGCGGTGACAGATCTTTCTACAGGTGGGACGACGGTGATGACCCAGTCGCTAAGCTACGCTGCGCCGATGCCTTCGCTCAGGCTGGTGAGTGCGCCATCGGGTCTGGTGCAGCTTGCGCAACCTGCGTCGACGCCATTTGCCGTTAAGGTGCTGAACGGCGATGGAGCGACTCCGGTTGTGGGCGAGGCTGTCACCTTTACCGCTAGTACCGGCATGGTTCAGTTCTCCGCTTGCGGAGCAGCAAGTTGCACCATCAACACGGACGCGAACGGCGTGGCATCGACGCTGGTGACTCCTTTGAGTGCGGGCCCGATTACGCTGAAGGCGGCCGGAGTCGATGGCATGGCCGTTGCTTCTTTCACTGCGGCGGTGCGTGTCCAGACCGTGACGGCGGTACAGGCGATGGAATACATTGTCGCGGGTGCGACCGTTGCGTGGACTCCAGAGGTCAGCGTGAACGATAACTTTGCCTCTACTGCAGGGGTGCCGGTTGGCTGGCAACCGACGTCGGGACAGGTCGCGGTGACGCCGGCGAGCTCTGCTGTGAACTCGCAGGGGATCGCGCAGACCCTCGCAACGGCTGGTCCGTTGGCTGCTGGGGCTCAGGCGGCTCTGTCTGGCTGTGCCTGGATGAACGTCTGTGCTTCGTTCACTACGGTGGGCGTCGATCTCGCGGACCTGCGCGTGATTGCGGTGAGCGGAGCCAATCAAATTGTTTCTGCGAACGGTACGATCACGCCGGTTGTCCTGCAGGTTACGGATACGGCGTCTCGTCCTGTTGCCGGGGCTGTGGTTCAGATCTTCCAGACTGTGGACGCCTGGCAACCGGCGTGTCCGGATAGAGGTCGTTGTCCGATCGCGCCTGTCCTCGCTTCGTCGCAGACGTCAGCTGTCTCCGATATGAACGGTCTCTTGACGATTATCCCGCAGCAGATTTCGGCTGTGGGCGAGACGACGAATCTCGCAGCGGCTACGGGTACACAGGGCTTTATTTCGCTCACGTTACAAAAACAGCCTTGA
- a CDS encoding allantoinase, with product MANLTLVYGMRLLPADEIASVGEAPVTLKNGNEAHVTLHVLEGSREEIEAQLRMSIDAFFDFYPEI from the coding sequence ATGGCAAACCTGACCTTGGTGTATGGAATGAGGCTGTTACCTGCGGATGAGATCGCATCGGTGGGCGAGGCGCCCGTAACGCTGAAGAACGGTAACGAGGCGCATGTGACGCTGCATGTGCTTGAAGGCAGCCGGGAGGAGATTGAGGCTCAGCTGCGAATGAGTATTGACGCGTTCTTCGACTTCTACCCGGAGATCTAA
- a CDS encoding aldo/keto reductase — MATSTVNAKASGTFSIGGDLPVNRMGYGAMRITGDGIWGAPKDIEGAKKVLRHVVELGINFIDTADAYGPDVSEELIGEALSPYAKGVVIATKGGLTRQGPNKWFPVGRPEYLTQQVEMSLRRLKVERIDLWQLHRIDPKVPVEDSLGAMKKLQQQGKIRHIGLSEVKPHEIDQARKVVEIVSVQNQYNIGDRQHEDVVDYCAKHNIGFIPWFPVAAGKLAQPGGKLDSVAKKHNATVSQLSLAWLLHRSPVMLPIPGTTSLQHLEENVAAADVKLSAAEWKEIEDSAK, encoded by the coding sequence ATGGCTACTTCAACTGTAAATGCGAAAGCAAGCGGAACGTTCTCGATCGGCGGGGACCTCCCGGTCAACCGCATGGGATACGGCGCGATGCGGATCACCGGCGACGGAATCTGGGGTGCGCCCAAAGACATCGAAGGTGCAAAAAAAGTACTGCGGCACGTCGTTGAACTCGGCATCAACTTCATCGACACAGCAGACGCCTACGGCCCGGACGTCAGCGAAGAGCTTATCGGGGAAGCGCTGTCTCCCTACGCGAAAGGCGTCGTCATCGCAACCAAAGGCGGGTTAACTAGGCAGGGACCAAACAAGTGGTTCCCGGTAGGACGCCCGGAGTACCTTACCCAACAAGTCGAAATGAGCCTGCGTAGGTTGAAAGTTGAGCGGATCGACCTCTGGCAGCTGCACCGCATCGACCCGAAGGTGCCCGTCGAAGACTCGCTCGGCGCGATGAAAAAACTCCAACAGCAGGGCAAGATCCGCCACATCGGCTTGAGCGAAGTGAAACCTCACGAGATCGACCAGGCCCGCAAGGTGGTCGAGATTGTAAGCGTGCAAAACCAGTACAACATCGGCGACCGCCAGCACGAAGACGTCGTCGACTACTGTGCCAAGCACAATATTGGATTTATTCCCTGGTTCCCGGTAGCAGCAGGTAAACTCGCTCAACCCGGTGGCAAGCTCGACTCCGTCGCCAAGAAGCACAATGCGACTGTCTCACAACTCTCACTGGCATGGCTGCTCCACCGTTCCCCGGTAATGCTACCCATTCCAGGTACTACGTCCCTACAGCACCTGGAAGAAAACGTAGCCGCAGCCGATGTCAAGTTATCTGCGGCCGAATGGAAAGAGATCGAAGACTCTGCAAAATAA
- a CDS encoding NAD(P)/FAD-dependent oxidoreductase, giving the protein MAISAAAASGPARKRVVILGGGFGGVNAVMALGKLPVDVTLVDRRNYHLFQPLLYQVALAVLSPADIAQPIRSLVRDHPNVDVLMDEAIGFDLALQRVHLKTGVQLEYDYLIIATGSTHSYFGRDDWAKLAPGLKTVEDATEIRRRVLLAFELAERQMMEAGTHPALNFVIIGGGPTGVELAGAISDIARLYMARDFRHIDPSMAQVLILEGGPNILAAYPEDLQRKALEQLAELKVKVRTGAHVSDVQPGYVMVGEERIDAVVTLWAAGVQASPLGKLLGVETDKRGAVFVDGYLNPPGHPEIFICGDLAHVEQDGKQLPGVAQPAMQMGRYAAKRIGRLVAAGLGSDGSGKDEQFRYFDKGDMATIGRKAAVANIEWPFKAHWSGFPAWMTWLLVHIFFLIGFRNRLGVFRQWAWTYLTFSDGARLITGSQELPGWNSQEDHVGPLTTKPLDINSPKT; this is encoded by the coding sequence ATGGCGATATCAGCGGCAGCAGCGAGCGGACCTGCACGAAAGCGAGTTGTGATTCTGGGGGGAGGCTTTGGCGGGGTCAATGCGGTGATGGCCCTAGGTAAACTTCCGGTCGACGTAACTCTGGTAGATCGTAGAAACTATCATCTGTTTCAGCCTCTGCTGTACCAGGTCGCGCTGGCGGTGCTCTCTCCGGCCGATATTGCGCAACCTATCCGCTCGCTGGTGCGTGATCACCCTAACGTCGATGTTCTGATGGATGAGGCTATCGGCTTTGATCTGGCGCTGCAGCGCGTTCATCTGAAGACCGGCGTGCAGCTCGAGTACGACTACCTGATCATCGCCACGGGTTCGACGCACTCTTACTTTGGCAGGGACGACTGGGCCAAGCTTGCTCCCGGTCTGAAGACCGTTGAGGACGCGACCGAGATTCGCCGACGGGTACTGCTGGCCTTTGAACTGGCGGAGCGGCAGATGATGGAGGCCGGAACGCATCCGGCGTTGAACTTCGTCATTATCGGCGGGGGGCCGACGGGGGTGGAACTTGCGGGCGCGATCAGCGACATTGCGCGGCTTTACATGGCACGGGATTTTCGTCATATCGATCCTTCGATGGCGCAGGTTCTCATTCTTGAGGGCGGGCCTAATATTCTGGCCGCCTATCCTGAAGATCTGCAACGGAAGGCGCTGGAACAACTCGCCGAACTTAAGGTGAAGGTGCGCACGGGCGCTCATGTCAGCGATGTGCAGCCCGGCTACGTGATGGTTGGCGAAGAACGCATCGACGCGGTCGTTACGCTGTGGGCGGCGGGTGTGCAGGCTTCGCCGCTTGGCAAGCTGCTTGGCGTGGAAACCGATAAGCGCGGTGCGGTGTTTGTCGATGGATATCTGAACCCACCGGGGCATCCGGAGATCTTTATCTGCGGCGATCTGGCTCACGTCGAACAGGACGGGAAACAGCTGCCAGGTGTGGCGCAGCCTGCGATGCAGATGGGCCGTTATGCCGCGAAACGTATCGGGAGACTGGTTGCCGCAGGACTGGGCAGCGATGGGAGCGGCAAGGACGAACAGTTTCGGTACTTTGATAAAGGAGACATGGCTACGATCGGGCGCAAGGCGGCGGTGGCCAACATCGAGTGGCCGTTCAAGGCCCATTGGAGCGGCTTTCCGGCCTGGATGACGTGGCTGCTCGTTCACATCTTTTTTCTCATCGGCTTTCGGAATCGGCTTGGTGTCTTCAGGCAGTGGGCGTGGACGTACCTGACCTTCAGCGATGGCGCGCGGCTGATTACCGGCTCGCAGGAGCTGCCGGGTTGGAATTCACAGGAGGACCACGTAGGTCCTCTTACTACCAAACCTCTGGATATCAATTCGCCTAAGACTTAG